A single Marinobacter sp. es.042 DNA region contains:
- a CDS encoding AEC family transporter, whose translation MTLIDLFLQTMETTLPVFAMVFIGLGLRRIGWIDNAFVNTASALVFRATLPTLVFLSIIRADLDTAFNPGLLVFYLVATLGSFAITWLWARWRVVREDRGVYVQGAFRGNCGIVGLALAANLYGDFGLSAGGILLGLVIISYNILSVIVLVAYQPGQTTDWTKIFHDIIRNPLILAVFVAIPFAALDISLPGWVMTSGDYFASLTLPLALLCIGATVSLSAIRSDSKTALGSSLFKMVILPALCTAAAWLVGFRGSELGLMFLFFASPTAAASFVMVKALGGNDRLAANIIALTTLLASITVTLGVFVLRSTGLI comes from the coding sequence ATGACCCTGATCGATCTGTTCCTGCAAACCATGGAAACCACGCTGCCCGTGTTTGCCATGGTGTTTATCGGCCTGGGACTTCGCCGGATCGGCTGGATCGACAATGCGTTTGTGAATACTGCTTCGGCGCTGGTGTTCAGGGCCACCCTGCCGACCTTGGTATTTTTGAGCATCATCCGGGCCGATCTGGATACCGCGTTCAATCCTGGCCTTCTGGTCTTCTACCTGGTCGCGACTCTGGGGAGTTTCGCCATCACCTGGCTCTGGGCCCGCTGGCGTGTGGTTCGGGAGGATCGTGGCGTTTACGTGCAGGGCGCGTTTCGGGGTAACTGCGGAATCGTAGGCCTGGCGCTTGCCGCCAATCTCTACGGCGACTTCGGCCTGTCGGCAGGTGGCATCCTGCTTGGCCTGGTGATCATCTCCTACAACATACTTTCGGTGATCGTGCTGGTGGCCTACCAACCGGGGCAAACAACGGACTGGACGAAGATCTTCCACGACATCATCCGCAACCCGCTCATCCTGGCAGTCTTCGTGGCGATTCCCTTCGCCGCCCTGGATATCTCACTGCCGGGCTGGGTCATGACCAGCGGCGATTACTTTGCCTCACTCACGCTGCCCCTGGCGCTGCTTTGCATCGGCGCAACCGTATCCCTGAGCGCCATCCGGAGTGACAGCAAAACGGCCTTGGGTTCCAGCCTGTTCAAGATGGTGATATTGCCGGCGCTCTGCACGGCTGCAGCGTGGCTGGTCGGTTTTCGGGGTTCCGAGCTGGGCCTGATGTTCCTGTTCTTCGCCAGCCCGACGGCGGCCGCCAGTTTCGTGATGGTGAAGGCGCTGGGCGGTAATGACCGGTTGGCGGCCAATATCATCGCCCTGACGACCCTTCTGGCAAGCATTACTGTCACTCTGGGAGTCTTCGTGCTTCGCAGTACCGGCCTGATCTAG
- a CDS encoding xanthine dehydrogenase family protein molybdopterin-binding subunit: MSADDNLMIANVSRRRFLMGLAGGSALVLAARWDVALAGNEKAQFGAGAMPGGWVDDPNVFIHIDADGLVTIVNNRSEMGQGIRTSLVMVGADELGADWDQVRVEQAEGDHDKYGNQNTDGSRSMRHWYQPMRRAAAAARQMLEQAAANEWGVPVSEVQAGVHTIIHTPSGKELGFGELAARARELDVPGRNALVLKRDDELRFVGKETGLINGELKSAYPKAIDGEDIVTGKAVYGADVPFEDLLYAVIARPPVYGATVNDFDDTEALKVPGVQKVLAVEGTGQPAGFSPLGGIAVVASNTWAAMEGRKALKIDWNLETAGDNASYTSVAYRESLEKAAQEPGKVVRQHGDLDTALENAEKRVSATYYMPHMAQAPMEPPVATVRIKDGKAEVWAPVQNPQATRDTVAGRLGLDAENVTVHVTLLGGGFGRKSKPDFAIEAASIAEAFNGRPVRLQWSREDDIHHAYFHAVSVDYLEAGLDNNGQATGWLHRTLSPSIGSLFAPDPKHKGEFELGMGFNTMPFSVPALRLENPPAPANVRIGWFRAVYNLPHAWAIQSFAHEMAVAAGKDHRDYVLDLLGPDRKIHNLTVGDGWNYGEDPDLYPIDIGRMRNVIERVTREADWGKSTGKNRGLGLAFHHSFVSYTAIVFDVEVDDQGELIIHRADIAFDCGPQANPERIRSQLEGAIVMGIGIALQSEVTFEDGVAQQGNFDKYLIPRMPDAPATLRVHLVDNPGEAMGGVGEPGLPPVAPALCNAIYAATGKRIRRLPVGDQLKA, translated from the coding sequence ATGAGCGCCGATGACAACTTGATGATAGCCAATGTGAGCCGTCGGCGCTTCCTGATGGGGCTGGCGGGTGGCTCTGCCCTGGTGCTTGCGGCCCGTTGGGATGTGGCCCTGGCTGGCAATGAAAAGGCTCAATTCGGTGCCGGAGCCATGCCCGGCGGTTGGGTGGACGACCCGAACGTGTTCATCCATATCGATGCTGATGGCCTGGTTACCATTGTGAACAACCGCTCCGAAATGGGTCAGGGCATCCGGACCAGCCTGGTGATGGTCGGTGCCGACGAGCTCGGCGCAGACTGGGACCAGGTAAGGGTCGAGCAGGCCGAAGGCGATCACGACAAATACGGCAACCAGAACACCGACGGTTCCCGCAGCATGCGCCACTGGTACCAGCCCATGCGCCGAGCCGCAGCGGCGGCCAGGCAAATGCTGGAGCAGGCGGCCGCCAATGAGTGGGGCGTGCCGGTTAGTGAAGTGCAGGCTGGCGTACATACCATCATTCACACGCCTTCCGGCAAGGAACTCGGCTTTGGGGAACTCGCGGCCAGGGCACGGGAGCTCGACGTTCCCGGGCGCAATGCACTGGTACTCAAGCGTGACGACGAGCTGCGATTTGTCGGCAAGGAAACCGGCCTCATTAACGGTGAGCTGAAGTCCGCTTACCCGAAAGCCATCGACGGTGAGGATATTGTCACCGGTAAGGCGGTGTATGGCGCGGATGTTCCCTTTGAGGATCTGCTTTACGCCGTGATCGCGCGTCCTCCGGTTTACGGGGCGACCGTTAACGATTTCGACGATACCGAAGCCCTCAAGGTGCCCGGCGTCCAGAAAGTTCTGGCGGTCGAGGGTACCGGCCAGCCGGCGGGCTTTAGCCCCCTGGGCGGGATTGCCGTGGTGGCGTCGAATACCTGGGCCGCCATGGAAGGGCGCAAGGCTCTCAAGATCGACTGGAATCTTGAGACTGCCGGCGACAACGCAAGCTATACGTCGGTCGCCTACAGGGAATCCCTTGAGAAAGCGGCGCAGGAACCCGGCAAGGTCGTCCGTCAGCATGGCGATCTGGACACAGCTCTGGAAAACGCCGAAAAGCGTGTCTCTGCCACCTACTACATGCCCCACATGGCCCAGGCCCCCATGGAGCCCCCGGTGGCGACCGTACGCATTAAAGACGGCAAGGCCGAAGTGTGGGCGCCGGTGCAGAATCCGCAGGCGACCCGCGATACCGTGGCCGGACGACTGGGTCTGGATGCGGAGAACGTGACCGTTCACGTTACCCTGCTTGGCGGTGGCTTCGGTCGCAAGTCCAAACCGGATTTTGCTATTGAAGCGGCCAGTATCGCCGAGGCTTTCAACGGTCGACCGGTCCGGTTGCAGTGGTCACGGGAAGACGATATTCACCACGCCTACTTCCACGCCGTGTCTGTAGATTATCTCGAGGCGGGGCTGGACAACAACGGGCAGGCTACCGGCTGGCTTCACCGGACCCTGTCACCCAGTATCGGCTCGCTGTTCGCGCCCGATCCGAAACACAAGGGCGAGTTTGAGCTGGGCATGGGCTTCAACACCATGCCGTTCTCGGTGCCGGCCCTGAGGCTGGAAAACCCGCCTGCGCCCGCCAATGTTCGAATCGGCTGGTTCCGCGCGGTCTACAACCTGCCCCATGCCTGGGCGATCCAGAGCTTTGCCCATGAGATGGCTGTAGCCGCCGGCAAGGACCATCGCGATTACGTGCTGGACCTGCTCGGCCCGGACCGGAAGATCCACAATCTCACGGTGGGCGATGGCTGGAATTATGGCGAAGACCCGGATCTCTACCCTATCGACATCGGGCGCATGCGCAATGTAATCGAGCGGGTAACCAGAGAGGCGGACTGGGGTAAATCCACCGGCAAGAATCGGGGGTTGGGCCTTGCCTTCCACCATAGCTTTGTGTCGTACACCGCGATTGTCTTTGATGTGGAAGTGGATGATCAGGGTGAACTCATCATCCACCGGGCAGACATTGCCTTCGACTGCGGCCCGCAGGCCAACCCGGAGCGGATTCGCTCCCAGCTGGAAGGCGCCATAGTGATGGGCATTGGCATCGCGCTGCAAAGCGAGGTGACGTTCGAAGACGGCGTGGCGCAGCAGGGTAACTTCGACAAGTACCTAATCCCGCGCATGCCGGATGCCCCAGCGACACTGAGGGTTCATCTGGTGGACAATCCGGGCGAAGCCATGGGGGGCGTTGGTGAACCTGGCCTGCCCCCGGTAGCGCCCGCGCTGTGCAATGCGATCTATGCCGCAACCGGCAAACGCATCCGGCGGTTGCCCGTTGGCGACCAACTGAAAGCCTGA
- a CDS encoding acylphosphatase: protein MDTKRWQLLISGRVQGVYYRASTEQKASSLGLTGFARNLPDGRVEIVAEGPEERLNELRIWCAEGPPDARVDAVDIAPESPTSEFKDFSIR from the coding sequence ATGGATACCAAACGCTGGCAACTTCTGATATCCGGCCGCGTACAGGGGGTCTACTATCGCGCCTCCACGGAACAGAAGGCCTCTTCCCTGGGCTTGACGGGGTTCGCTCGCAATCTGCCCGATGGACGAGTTGAGATTGTGGCCGAAGGCCCGGAGGAACGCCTGAACGAACTCAGAATCTGGTGCGCCGAAGGCCCACCGGATGCGCGTGTGGATGCGGTGGATATTGCGCCGGAGTCGCCAACCAGCGAGTTCAAGGATTTCAGCATTCGATGA
- a CDS encoding fructosamine kinase family protein — MASTHLKHNATGYADALVCEAEGLERLARALDEAGVTDVGVPHVYRVNETELEITAIRSSGGSDRAREVLGEGLARMHALRQGAYGWGRDNYIGLAPQPNRWCDNWGEFFVHDRLGYQVSRIRDASQRTRFEQILDQHGGLLADWLNAHCEHPSLLHGDLWNGNVLYGTDSPWLIDPAVYCGDREADIAMTQMFGGFDEAFYRAYDSCYPRTPVYGIKREVYNLYHYLNHYNLFGVGYLEGCQAGFAAIEAIGRGRA, encoded by the coding sequence ATGGCCTCTACCCACCTGAAACACAATGCGACTGGTTATGCCGATGCCCTGGTTTGCGAGGCAGAGGGATTGGAACGCCTTGCCAGGGCGCTTGATGAGGCCGGGGTGACTGACGTCGGTGTACCGCACGTTTATCGGGTGAACGAAACGGAACTCGAAATCACCGCCATCCGGTCTTCCGGTGGCTCAGATCGGGCGCGGGAGGTGCTGGGTGAAGGGCTGGCCAGAATGCATGCCCTGCGTCAGGGGGCGTACGGCTGGGGCAGGGACAATTACATTGGCCTGGCACCGCAACCCAATCGCTGGTGCGACAACTGGGGTGAGTTTTTTGTCCACGACCGCCTTGGCTACCAGGTCTCACGTATTCGTGACGCCAGCCAGAGGACTCGCTTCGAACAGATATTGGACCAGCACGGGGGCTTGCTGGCTGACTGGCTTAACGCCCACTGTGAGCACCCGAGCCTGCTCCATGGTGATCTCTGGAATGGTAACGTGCTCTATGGTACTGACAGCCCCTGGCTGATTGACCCGGCCGTCTACTGCGGTGATCGTGAAGCGGATATCGCCATGACACAGATGTTTGGTGGTTTCGACGAAGCATTCTACCGGGCCTACGACTCGTGTTACCCACGAACACCGGTTTATGGCATCAAGCGTGAGGTCTACAACCTCTACCATTACCTGAACCACTACAACCTGTTTGGAGTTGGTTACCTGGAGGGTTGCCAGGCTGGTTTTGCCGCGATTGAAGCAATAGGCCGGGGCAGGGCCTAG